One region of Lactobacillus johnsonii genomic DNA includes:
- the alaS gene encoding alanine--tRNA ligase — translation MKQLTSSQVRQMFLDFFKEHGHMVMQSASLIPQDDPTLLWINSGVATMKKYFDGSVVPKNHRITSSQKSIRTNDIENVGKTARHQTFFEMLGNFSVGDYFKKEVIPWAWEFLTSPKWLGLDPDKLYVTVYPKDTEAYHMWHDVVGLPEDHIVKLEDNFWDIGEGPCGPDSEIFYDRGQENNDVAEDDPENFPGGENARYLEIWNIVFSQFNHLPNGKYVDQPHKNIDTGMGLERVVSIIQDAPTNFETDLFMPIIKETEKLSDGKKYAANKEDDVAFKIIADHVRAVSFAIADGALPSNSGRGYVLRRLIRRADLNGQRLGIKGAFLYKLVPVVGEIMKSHYPEVVDQQAFIQKVIKNEEERFQVTLSSGLNLLDNIIAEAKKSDDKTISGKDVFKLFDTYGFPYELTFEAAQDAGLKIDKKGFDEEMKAQKERARKARGNLQSMGSQDVTLMNIKDKSEFEYGTLEEKHAKLIDIVVDDKLVDKADGEHATLIFDKTPFYAERGGQVADHGEILNQNGELVARVTDVQHAPNDQNLHFVDVILPLEKGQEYVLKVDQKRRRGLKHNHTATHLLHAALREVLGTHTHQAGSLVEPDYLRFDFTSLEPMTKKEIASVEKLVNKKIWEEIPVKTTVTDPDTGLKMGALALFGEKYGDTVRVVQIDDFSTEFCGGTHCENTDQIGMLKIVSESAVGAGTRRIIAVTGPEAYKYVTDRDEILKEVQDEVKATKAEDVVNKISSIEDDLRASQKEAEQLKAQINKAKAGDLFNDIKKVKDLTVIAAQADVEGMNDLRELADNWKSSNKSDVLVLAAEVNGKANMVISLDDKAIKAGLKAGDLIKTAAPIFGGGGGGRPNMAQAGGKNPAGLKDAIAKVLQEVEEKQN, via the coding sequence ATGAAACAATTGACTAGTTCACAAGTACGTCAAATGTTCTTGGACTTTTTTAAAGAGCATGGCCACATGGTTATGCAAAGTGCATCATTAATTCCACAAGATGATCCAACCTTGTTATGGATTAACTCTGGTGTTGCTACAATGAAGAAATACTTTGATGGTTCGGTTGTGCCTAAGAATCACCGAATTACTTCTTCTCAAAAATCAATTAGAACTAACGATATTGAGAATGTTGGTAAAACCGCTCGTCACCAAACTTTCTTTGAAATGCTTGGTAACTTCTCAGTTGGGGATTACTTTAAAAAAGAAGTTATTCCTTGGGCTTGGGAATTTTTAACTAGTCCAAAATGGTTAGGTCTTGATCCAGATAAGCTTTACGTAACTGTTTATCCTAAGGATACTGAAGCATACCATATGTGGCACGATGTTGTTGGTTTACCTGAAGATCATATTGTTAAGCTAGAAGATAACTTCTGGGATATTGGTGAAGGTCCATGTGGTCCTGACTCAGAAATTTTCTACGATCGTGGTCAAGAAAACAACGATGTGGCTGAAGATGATCCAGAAAACTTCCCAGGTGGGGAAAATGCTCGCTACCTTGAAATTTGGAACATCGTATTTTCACAATTTAACCACTTACCAAATGGTAAATATGTTGACCAACCACATAAAAACATTGATACCGGTATGGGATTGGAACGTGTAGTATCAATTATTCAAGATGCTCCAACTAACTTCGAAACTGACTTATTCATGCCAATCATTAAGGAAACTGAAAAGTTAAGTGATGGCAAGAAGTATGCCGCAAATAAAGAAGATGATGTTGCATTTAAGATTATTGCTGACCATGTTCGTGCAGTAAGTTTTGCGATTGCTGACGGTGCACTTCCTTCAAACTCAGGACGTGGATATGTTTTACGTCGTTTAATTAGACGTGCTGACTTAAACGGTCAACGTTTAGGTATTAAAGGTGCATTCTTGTACAAATTAGTACCTGTAGTTGGCGAAATTATGAAGAGCCACTATCCAGAAGTTGTTGACCAACAAGCATTTATTCAAAAAGTAATTAAGAATGAAGAAGAAAGATTCCAAGTAACTCTTTCATCTGGTCTAAACTTACTTGATAATATCATTGCTGAAGCTAAGAAGAGCGATGATAAGACTATTTCTGGTAAAGATGTCTTCAAGTTATTCGATACTTACGGCTTCCCATATGAATTAACTTTTGAAGCTGCTCAAGATGCAGGTCTTAAGATCGATAAAAAGGGCTTTGATGAAGAAATGAAAGCTCAGAAGGAACGTGCTCGTAAAGCTCGTGGTAACTTGCAATCAATGGGCTCACAAGATGTTACTTTGATGAATATCAAAGATAAGAGTGAATTTGAATACGGCACTTTAGAAGAAAAACATGCTAAATTAATTGATATTGTTGTTGATGACAAGTTAGTTGATAAGGCAGATGGTGAACATGCAACTTTAATCTTTGATAAAACTCCATTTTACGCAGAGCGTGGTGGACAAGTTGCTGATCACGGTGAAATTTTGAACCAAAATGGTGAATTAGTTGCTCGTGTAACTGATGTACAACATGCACCAAATGATCAAAACTTGCACTTTGTAGATGTTATTTTGCCACTTGAAAAGGGACAAGAGTATGTCTTGAAAGTTGATCAAAAACGTCGTCGCGGCTTAAAGCATAACCATACTGCTACTCACTTATTGCATGCAGCTTTACGTGAAGTTTTAGGTACTCATACTCACCAAGCTGGCTCTTTAGTTGAACCAGATTACTTACGTTTTGACTTTACAAGCTTAGAGCCAATGACTAAGAAAGAAATTGCTAGTGTTGAAAAGTTAGTTAACAAAAAGATTTGGGAAGAAATTCCAGTCAAGACCACTGTTACTGACCCAGATACTGGTTTAAAGATGGGCGCTTTAGCATTATTTGGTGAAAAATATGGTGACACAGTTCGTGTTGTTCAAATCGATGACTTCTCCACTGAATTTTGTGGTGGTACACACTGTGAAAATACTGATCAAATCGGAATGCTTAAGATTGTTTCTGAGTCTGCTGTTGGTGCTGGTACTCGTAGAATTATTGCTGTCACTGGTCCAGAAGCTTACAAGTATGTAACAGACCGTGACGAAATCTTGAAAGAAGTTCAAGATGAAGTTAAGGCAACTAAGGCTGAAGACGTAGTTAATAAGATTTCTTCTATCGAAGATGATTTACGTGCAAGCCAAAAAGAAGCTGAACAATTAAAGGCTCAAATTAATAAGGCAAAAGCTGGCGATCTCTTTAATGACATTAAGAAAGTTAAAGATTTAACTGTAATTGCTGCGCAAGCTGATGTTGAAGGCATGAATGATTTACGTGAACTTGCTGACAACTGGAAGAGCAGCAATAAATCTGATGTTTTAGTTTTAGCTGCTGAAGTGAATGGTAAAGCTAATATGGTAATTAGCTTAGATGATAAGGCCATTAAAGCAGGACTTAAGGCTGGCGATTTGATTAAAACTGCTGCTCCAATCTTTGGTGGTGGCGGTGGTGGCCGTCCAAATATGGCACAAGCCGGTGGTAAGAATCCAGCAGGATTAAAAGATGCTATCGCTAAAGTGTTACAAGAAGTTGAAGAAAAACAAAATTAA
- the trxA gene encoding thioredoxin — MVDEITDATFEEETSEGVVLIDFWATWCGPCKMQSPVIDQLSEEMDDVKFTKMDVDQNQETARNLGIMAIPTLLIKKDGKIVDRLTGYTPKEKLEQILDQYTD; from the coding sequence ATGGTTGATGAAATTACAGATGCAACTTTTGAAGAAGAAACTAGCGAAGGCGTTGTTTTAATTGATTTTTGGGCAACTTGGTGTGGTCCATGTAAGATGCAATCACCAGTTATTGACCAACTTTCTGAAGAAATGGATGATGTAAAATTCACCAAAATGGATGTTGATCAAAACCAAGAAACTGCTCGTAACTTAGGAATTATGGCAATCCCAACTTTATTAATTAAGAAAGATGGTAAGATTGTTGACCGTTTAACTGGTTATACTCCTAAGGAAAAACTTGAACAAATTTTAGATCAATATACTGACTAA
- the ruvX gene encoding Holliday junction resolvase RuvX: protein MRLLGLDVGSKTVGVAISDPLGITAQELETIKIDESKFSFGMRQIRKIVRKYDVEGFVLGLPKNMDGSSGHSVERSKQYGERLKEKFDLPVYYVDERLTTVQADRILVEEAGVHDRVERKKVIDQMAAVLILQNYLEATRKDN from the coding sequence ATGCGATTACTTGGACTTGATGTTGGCTCTAAAACTGTCGGTGTTGCAATCAGTGACCCTTTGGGGATTACCGCTCAAGAGCTTGAAACAATTAAGATTGACGAAAGCAAGTTTAGCTTTGGTATGCGTCAAATTAGAAAAATTGTACGTAAATATGATGTTGAAGGCTTTGTTTTAGGTTTACCTAAAAACATGGATGGTAGTAGTGGACATTCTGTAGAAAGAAGTAAACAGTATGGTGAACGCTTAAAAGAAAAGTTTGACCTCCCTGTTTATTACGTAGATGAACGTCTTACAACAGTGCAAGCTGATCGAATTTTAGTTGAAGAAGCTGGCGTCCATGATCGTGTTGAACGAAAAAAAGTTATTGACCAAATGGCTGCTGTTTTAATCTTGCAAAACTATTTAGAAGCAACCAGAAAGGATAATTAA
- a CDS encoding DEAD/DEAH box helicase, whose product MAQTSSIFQNEKIRPELQAGLEKINFKKPTKVQSSVIPALLNKKNVVVQAATGSGKTHAYLIPILNMIDESAPVTQAIVTAPSRELANQLYKVARQLRDASGLNISIEYLGGGNDRNRQIEKAESRAPQLIIATPGRLHDFASKKFINLENVKAFIIDEADMTLDMGFLGQMDEIMSKLDKKAVLGAFSATIPVKLENFLRKYMSKPEFIVIDNPAIIAPTIQNDLIDVGSRDKKSILYKLLTMGQPYLALVFANTKKTVDELTDYLEEQGLKVAKIHGGITERERKRIIRQVREGQYQYVVASDLAARGIDVPGVSLVVNYEIPKDLEFVIHRIGRTGRNGLEGHAITLIYDDEMSQIEDLEKLGIHFDFKDLRNGELVERTHYHRRDNRQTRNHKLDNRMIGMVKKTKKKVKPGYKKKIKQAIQKDRQQKRKLEERHQIRKAKRKRKREREQARSNFDN is encoded by the coding sequence ATGGCACAAACAAGTAGTATATTTCAAAATGAAAAAATCCGGCCAGAACTACAAGCCGGATTAGAAAAAATTAATTTTAAGAAACCGACTAAAGTACAGTCTTCGGTTATTCCAGCACTTTTAAATAAAAAGAATGTTGTAGTGCAAGCTGCAACGGGATCTGGAAAGACTCATGCTTATTTGATTCCAATTTTGAATATGATTGATGAGAGCGCACCTGTAACACAAGCAATTGTTACTGCACCGAGTCGTGAATTGGCTAATCAATTGTATAAAGTTGCGCGTCAGTTAAGGGATGCTAGTGGTTTAAATATTTCAATTGAATATTTAGGCGGCGGAAATGACCGTAATCGCCAAATTGAAAAGGCTGAAAGTAGAGCTCCACAATTAATTATTGCAACCCCTGGTCGTTTACATGATTTTGCATCTAAAAAGTTTATTAACTTGGAGAATGTAAAGGCCTTTATTATTGACGAAGCTGATATGACTTTAGACATGGGCTTTTTAGGTCAAATGGATGAAATTATGTCTAAGTTGGACAAAAAAGCAGTCTTAGGTGCATTTTCAGCTACAATCCCAGTTAAGCTCGAAAACTTTTTAAGAAAGTACATGTCAAAGCCAGAATTTATCGTTATTGACAATCCGGCAATTATTGCGCCAACGATTCAAAATGATTTAATTGACGTAGGTTCAAGAGACAAGAAATCAATTTTGTATAAGTTATTAACAATGGGACAGCCATATTTAGCCCTTGTTTTTGCTAATACGAAAAAGACTGTTGATGAATTAACGGACTACCTTGAAGAACAAGGCCTTAAAGTGGCAAAAATTCATGGTGGAATTACTGAACGCGAACGAAAGAGAATTATTCGTCAAGTTAGAGAAGGACAATATCAATACGTCGTAGCTAGTGACTTAGCTGCTCGTGGAATTGATGTACCCGGTGTTAGCTTAGTTGTTAACTATGAAATTCCAAAAGATTTAGAATTTGTAATTCACCGAATTGGTCGAACAGGCAGAAACGGGCTTGAAGGACATGCCATTACCTTAATCTATGATGATGAAATGAGTCAGATTGAGGACTTAGAAAAATTGGGTATTCATTTTGACTTTAAAGATCTTAGAAATGGTGAATTAGTTGAAAGAACTCACTATCACAGAAGAGATAATCGTCAAACGCGCAACCATAAACTTGATAACCGTATGATCGGTATGGTTAAGAAAACTAAGAAAAAAGTAAAGCCAGGCTACAAGAAGAAGATTAAACAGGCCATTCAAAAAGATCGTCAGCAAAAACGTAAGCTTGAAGAACGTCATCAAATTCGAAAAGCAAAGCGTAAACGTAAGCGTGAACGTGAGCAAGCACGTAGTAATTTTGACAACTAG
- a CDS encoding endonuclease MutS2, protein MNSKIIEKLEYNRIIKQLSDLAITAPAKEQALKLMPSSNFNEVKKSIDQTRVLSNILRVKGPMPITDFKDVRASLKRLKVKANLNGEELGNIFLILSLAKNVSQFTADLEEREIDTRPIEKTLKNLAIPEDLFKKLNQALEYDGTVKDTASSKLMQLRHDIQSNETDIKNHMNDYISGKHTQYLSENIVTIRDGRYVLPVKQEYKNKFGGVVHDQSASGQTLFVEPQAVLVLNNRQQNLMAQERQEIHRILIELSELAGMYQQEIKNNAEALTQLDFLSAKSKLAKAMKATEPVLNQDHVVKLRKARHPLIDPKKVVPNNIELGTSFDTMLITGPNTGGKTITLKTLGLLQLMAQAGLFITAEEGSQLTVFNEIYADIGDEQSIEQSLSTFSSHMDQIIRIMKDVTENDLVLIDELGAGTDPEEGASLAIAILDDLRGTQAKIAITTHYPELKLYGYNRARTTNASMEFDLKKLAPTYRLRIGIPGQSNAFAIAHQLGMNEAVVDKARSLMNDEDSDINKMIERLTDQTKAAEQLHETLKQNVDQSITLKRQLQNGLDWYNQRVQKQLEKAQEKADEMLAKKRQKADKIINDLEEQRRAGGQVRTNKVIEAKGALNKLERENQNLARNKVLQREKRRHDVSVGDTVKVLSYGQQGVITKKLGDHEFEVQIGILKVKVTDRDVEKISTQAAPKKAERAVRSSRGLRSTRASSELDLRGQRYEEALTNLDRYIDSSLLAGLNTVTIIHGIGTGAIRNGVQQYLKRNRHVKSYSYAPANQGGTGATIVHLQ, encoded by the coding sequence ATGAACTCTAAAATTATTGAAAAATTAGAATATAATCGCATAATTAAACAATTAAGTGACTTGGCTATTACAGCACCTGCAAAAGAGCAGGCCTTAAAGTTGATGCCAAGTAGCAATTTTAACGAAGTAAAAAAATCAATTGATCAAACTAGAGTCCTTTCTAATATTTTACGAGTTAAGGGACCAATGCCGATAACTGACTTTAAAGATGTTAGGGCTAGCTTGAAGCGGTTGAAGGTTAAGGCAAATTTAAATGGTGAAGAATTAGGTAATATTTTTCTAATTCTTAGCTTAGCTAAAAATGTTTCTCAGTTTACTGCTGACTTAGAGGAGCGTGAAATTGATACCCGTCCGATTGAAAAAACTCTTAAAAATTTAGCAATTCCAGAAGACTTATTTAAGAAATTGAATCAGGCACTTGAATATGACGGAACTGTCAAGGATACAGCTTCTTCTAAGTTAATGCAGCTGCGACATGATATTCAAAGCAATGAAACTGATATTAAAAATCACATGAATGATTATATCAGTGGAAAGCATACACAATATTTGTCAGAAAATATCGTAACCATTAGAGATGGTCGCTATGTATTACCTGTAAAACAAGAATATAAGAATAAATTCGGTGGAGTTGTTCATGATCAAAGTGCCAGTGGACAGACTTTATTTGTTGAGCCACAAGCAGTTTTAGTTCTTAATAACCGACAACAAAATTTAATGGCTCAAGAGCGTCAGGAAATCCACCGTATCTTAATTGAATTGTCAGAACTTGCTGGTATGTATCAACAAGAAATAAAGAATAATGCAGAGGCCTTAACACAATTAGACTTTTTAAGTGCTAAAAGCAAATTAGCTAAAGCAATGAAAGCTACAGAACCAGTCTTAAATCAGGATCATGTCGTTAAGTTGAGAAAAGCTCGTCACCCATTGATTGATCCTAAAAAAGTAGTTCCTAATAACATTGAGCTAGGAACTAGCTTTGATACCATGCTGATTACTGGTCCTAACACAGGTGGTAAGACAATCACGCTGAAGACTTTGGGGCTGCTCCAATTGATGGCTCAAGCAGGATTATTTATCACAGCTGAAGAAGGCAGTCAATTGACTGTTTTTAATGAAATTTACGCCGACATTGGGGATGAGCAATCTATTGAACAGTCATTAAGTACTTTCTCATCACATATGGACCAAATTATCAGAATTATGAAAGATGTAACTGAGAATGATTTGGTTTTAATTGATGAATTGGGAGCCGGAACTGATCCTGAAGAAGGAGCTAGTCTAGCGATCGCTATTTTAGATGATTTACGGGGAACACAAGCTAAAATTGCGATCACTACACACTATCCGGAATTAAAGCTTTATGGCTATAATCGTGCAAGAACTACGAATGCATCAATGGAATTTGATTTAAAGAAACTTGCTCCAACGTATCGTTTGAGAATTGGTATTCCGGGACAAAGTAATGCCTTTGCCATTGCCCATCAATTAGGGATGAATGAAGCTGTAGTCGATAAGGCTAGAAGTTTGATGAATGACGAAGATAGTGATATTAATAAGATGATTGAACGATTGACTGATCAGACTAAGGCTGCTGAGCAACTTCATGAAACTTTAAAGCAAAATGTTGATCAAAGTATCACCCTTAAGCGTCAACTCCAAAATGGTCTTGACTGGTATAATCAACGAGTACAAAAGCAACTTGAAAAAGCTCAAGAAAAAGCTGATGAAATGCTTGCTAAAAAGCGTCAAAAAGCTGATAAGATCATCAATGATCTTGAAGAACAAAGAAGAGCTGGTGGTCAAGTTAGGACCAATAAAGTTATTGAGGCTAAAGGTGCTTTAAATAAACTTGAGCGTGAAAATCAAAACTTGGCTCGTAATAAGGTTCTGCAACGTGAAAAGCGTCGTCATGATGTAAGTGTTGGCGATACTGTGAAAGTTTTATCTTATGGACAACAAGGGGTAATTACGAAGAAACTTGGTGATCATGAGTTTGAAGTTCAAATTGGTATTTTGAAAGTTAAAGTCACTGATCGGGATGTTGAAAAGATTAGTACACAAGCTGCTCCTAAGAAGGCAGAAAGAGCTGTTCGTTCGAGTCGTGGTCTTCGTTCTACGCGTGCAAGTAGTGAGCTTGACTTAAGAGGACAACGTTATGAAGAAGCTCTAACTAATTTAGATCGCTATATTGATTCTTCTCTCTTAGCTGGTTTGAATACTGTCACAATTATCCATGGAATTGGAACTGGGGCAATTAGGAATGGTGTTCAACAATACTTGAAGAGAAACAGACACGTAAAGAGCTATAGCTATGCGCCTGCTAACCAAGGTGGAACTGGAGCAACAATTGTTCATTTACAGTAA
- a CDS encoding DUF1292 domain-containing protein, producing MSEKINANQDNDRQITLVDEQGNEELFEILFTFTSEDYGKSYVLLYPAAVSDDDDVEVQAFSYDADADGDVTSSDLHEITDDDEWNMVQGVLNTFLSDDRLSGE from the coding sequence ATGAGTGAAAAAATTAACGCTAACCAAGATAATGATCGTCAAATTACTTTAGTTGACGAACAAGGTAATGAAGAATTATTTGAAATCTTATTTACTTTTACATCTGAAGATTATGGTAAATCTTACGTTTTACTATATCCAGCAGCTGTTAGTGATGATGATGATGTTGAAGTACAAGCTTTCAGCTATGATGCAGATGCAGATGGCGATGTAACTAGTTCTGACTTACATGAAATCACAGATGATGATGAGTGGAACATGGTACAAGGAGTTTTAAATACATTTTTGTCAGACGATCGCTTAAGCGGCGAATAA
- a CDS encoding CvpA family protein, with translation MISFFILLIFIYCCYVGYRRGVVYEGLAAGGYVIGLILATLLYKPFSNFLNLWVPYPSANDRSSFAFFDKTTGLTLDKSFYAAIAFSIILLIVCCLWRFVMLGFNQLRYVTINSNLNLWGSLIISFIVTQISVYLLLFILATIPNDGLQNMLGHSILASGILHFSPGISQVFINLFITTI, from the coding sequence ATGATTTCTTTTTTCATTTTATTAATTTTTATCTATTGTTGTTATGTAGGCTATCGGCGTGGTGTAGTATATGAAGGCTTAGCCGCTGGGGGATATGTAATCGGGCTAATTTTAGCCACTTTATTGTATAAACCATTTAGTAACTTTTTAAATTTGTGGGTTCCATATCCATCCGCAAATGATCGAAGCAGCTTTGCTTTTTTTGATAAGACTACGGGATTAACCTTAGATAAATCATTTTATGCAGCAATTGCTTTTTCAATTATTTTGTTGATTGTTTGTTGCTTATGGCGTTTTGTGATGCTAGGGTTTAATCAATTAAGATATGTTACGATAAACTCTAACCTAAATCTCTGGGGAAGTTTAATTATTTCTTTTATTGTGACACAGATTAGTGTTTATTTACTTTTGTTTATTTTAGCTACAATTCCTAATGATGGTTTGCAAAATATGCTGGGGCATTCTATTTTAGCAAGTGGTATCTTGCATTTTTCTCCTGGAATTTCCCAAGTTTTTATAAATTTATTCATTACAACAATATAA
- a CDS encoding IreB family regulatory phosphoprotein: MSSLDKTMHFDFNQNKGKNVYDTLQDVYNALEEKGYSPINQIVGYLLSGDPAYIPRHNDARNLILKHERDEIIEELVKSYLGKNK; encoded by the coding sequence ATGAGTTCGCTAGATAAAACAATGCATTTTGACTTTAACCAAAATAAGGGTAAGAATGTATACGATACTCTACAAGACGTATACAATGCACTTGAGGAAAAAGGCTATAGCCCAATTAATCAAATTGTTGGTTACTTACTTTCAGGCGATCCTGCATATATTCCTCGGCATAATGATGCACGTAATTTGATCTTGAAACATGAGCGTGATGAAATTATTGAGGAATTGGTTAAGAGTTATTTAGGTAAAAATAAATAA